AAACATTATACTAAATAAGAGTAACTTGAAGGAAAGAAAAGGTAAGAGAATGTACTCGTATATAGATGACGATTTGACAAACGAAGAAAGGAAAATacaaaagaagttaagagAGATGGATAGAGAAGAGAAAGATAGAGGAAAAAGACTGAAAATAGAATACAGGAAGATACAGCTAAACGGGGAATGGTTTATATGGGATGAGGGAGAggacaaattgaaaaaaatttttagaagaaggagagaagaGGAGAAGACGACTCGGCGAGGAAAAGTTCAagagaaggtgaataaaaaggtagatGGACAAAGAAAACGGAAAACGGAAAAGAAGTACAAAGGGGAACACAAGAGAAAAGATAGGAAAGAGAGGGGAGAAGCAAAAGTGAGAGTACTATACAGGAACGTAGCgggattaaataaaaaaggagAAGAATTTTGGGACTACGTCAGATAATTCGAGATAGTGAATCTGGTAAAAACATGGGTTGAAGAACGGAgctggaaaaaaaattgaaaagtcgCTACCGAAAGAGTACAAATGGGAAGGTCAAGGggcaaaaagagaaaagaaaaagggaaGAGCTACCGGTGGAATAACAATAGGAGTGAAATTGGGTTTTAATGAAAAGCgacaagaaaagaaagaagaagaaggatgCATGGAAAGAAAAGTTTAGATAGGTAATAAATGGtggaaaataatgacaattaattaatactatattttttgagaggtaggcaaccaacaaaacaactGTGTATAGCAAGTGTGTACGATAAGCTAAGacaaacgtttcgataaaacaaaagatgaggtagcactcttgattttttcttgttgatcactctgtatagtGAGTCTGGAAAAATGTCGTTATATTGTTAGTCTATTAATAAATCATATTGTACCAGAAATTGGGGCACGTGACGCACGTCTCGTTTACTCTAGGGATTAAATAAAGTTGTACTCTAAGAACTCAGGTATTATTTAGGTTGTATGAGGAGGTGTATTTggagttttatttcttttagaCGGTCCTGGTGAAGAGCTGGTTTGCACGAGTATCTGTTAATTTATGATGGGTAggaaatcattttacaaatcGAGGGTGCATTGTAAGTAAACGAACAATTATGAGGGGTAGGAATTTTATTAGTGcaatataacgaaattttttcaGGTTGACTGTAAGTGTTGTAAATTGATTGTTCACGGAGAGgaagagagagagaaaaaAGAGTTCCGGTGTAAATGCCGAAATTATTCGGTGtgctttaaaataaattaaaggaTATGATTACGTGGGGGTGAATGGCGTCAATTTGGGTAAGTTACCCCATGATTATGTAGGCCATCTTATTAGGAATGGAATTCGTTTT
The sequence above is drawn from the Tenebrio molitor chromosome X, icTenMoli1.1, whole genome shotgun sequence genome and encodes:
- the LOC138140109 gene encoding uncharacterized protein, with the protein product MMLAKIESWEQKKNIILNKSNLKERKGKRMYSYIDDDLTNEERKIQKKLREMDREEKDRGKRLKIEYRKIQLNGEWFIWDEGEDKLKKIFRRRREEEKTTRRGKVQEKVNKKVDGQRKRKTEKKYKGEHKRKDRKERGEAKNGAGKKIEKSLPKEYKWEGQGAKREKKKGRATGGITIGVKLGFNEKRQEKKEEEGCMERKV